The Nitrospira sp. sequence GACATCGTCGGCATGGCCGAGAGCCAGATGGCCAGATTCAGACGGGAAAAAGTAGGGTATATCTTCCAATCGTTTCATCTCATTCCCACCCTGACGGCAATCGAGAACGTCTCTATTCCGTTGGAGCTTAGCGGAGTGGGTCGGGCCGGTGGTCGTGCGGCAGAACTGCTCGACGCGGTCGGGTTGTCCGACCGCATGGGGCACTATCCAGTGCAATTGTCCGGTGGTGAACAGCAACGGGTCGCAGTGGCTCGCGCCTTTGCTTGCCGGCCACCGATCTTGCTGGCCGATGAGCCGACAGGTAATCTCGACAGCTCGACCGGCGCCCATGTCATCGAGTTGCTGCTCTCTCTTCACCGAGATCACGGCACCACCCTTGTGCTCGTGACGCACGATGCCACGCTGGCTTCTTCGATGCAGCGGGTGGTTTCGCTCCGCGACGGACGCCTGGAGTCGGATACCATGCCCTCGTATTCCGAATTTGTCGATGACCTCCCGGCCGGGCTGCCAGGCTCTGACCGAGTCTTCTCCGCCGATCGTTCACCTTCCGATTCCCCCGCCGAATCAAATTCATGACATCCTTCATGTTCAAGATGGCATGGCGGGAGACACGCGCGGCGTGGCGACATTTTCTGTATTTTTTGGTCTGTATCGCCATCGGCGTCGGCGCATTGACGGGCGTCTCCCTCTTCGGTACGCAAGTGGAGCAAACCGTCACCAAAGAAGCGCGGGGCTTGCTGGGAGGCGACCTGGAGATCCGGTTATCGCGGCAGATCAGTCCGAACGGCCAGGCAATCTTGGACTCACTGAGCGATCGTGGAATCTCGCGCACGCATATCAGCGAACTGGTCGCAATGGCGGCGCCGGCAGAACCTTCCACCACTGGCCAGCTGACACAGATCGTTGAGCTCAAGGCCGTCGAACCTGAGTACCCGCTGTATGGCTCGCTGCGATTGGAGCCCAACAGCAACTTAGCGGAACTCCTTCACCAACAAACTCGAGGGTGCCCTGGGCGTACCTGTTTCGGAGTCGTAGTGCAGGAGTCGCTTTTAATCAGAATGGCGTTGGCCGTCGGCGACCGGCTCAAGATCGGTCAAGGTCAGTTCGTCATCACCGGTGTGATCAGGACGGAACCCGATCGCATGGCCAATGCGTTCAGCCTCGGTCCCCGCATCCTGATGTCGCGAGAGGGGCTTGATGCGGCTGAGCTGATCAAAGCAGGCAGCAGAATCCGTGAACGCTATCTCTTGAAAGTCCCTGGCAACATGGCGCCTGAGCCTCTGCTGTATGAGTTGAGAACACGCCTGACACCTGAATCTGCCCGTGTCTCGACATACCGGGACGCCCAACCACAACTGAAGCAGTCGCTGGAACAACTGACCCGGTACTTGGGACTGATCGGATTGACGGCGCTGTTCGTGGGCGGTCTGGGAGTCGCAACTTCGGTTCATGCCTTTGTGCGAGAAAAGTTGAATACGATCGCGGTGTTGAAGACAGTCGGCGCGGATTCTCCAACGATCATCGGAACCTATGGATTGCAGGCGATGATCCTTGGGCTGGTCGGAAGTCTGGTCGGCCTCATTATCGGCGTCCTCCTCCATCAGGGACTCCCTTGGATGATTGCGGCTCTGGTGGCGTCGGATCTTCTCGAGCAGTTGGGATTCACGAAAGGCGCGATGAACCTTGCTTTCACGCCTCTCGCGAAGGGTCTGGCATTGGGCATACTGTCCACGTTGCTGTTCACCCTGTGGCCGCTGCTCACGATCCGTGAAGTCAAACCGGCTCGGATCTTTCGCCGTGATGTCGCTCCGCTTGCCCCGGCTCGAAAGCAGCAGAGATTCCGATGGTGGACGGTCTGGGAAAACTTTGACCCCATCAAAGGAATCGTATCGAGCGGGATCGGCCTGGGGTTGGCTCTCTTATCCGTGTGGCAAGCGGGGTCCTGGAAAGTCGGCCTGCTGTTCATTCTGGCGTTTGGAGCAGCGGTTCTTCTGTTGGGGGCGTCAGCCCGTGCCGTCCTGGCAGCGGTCAAGAAATGGCCTCGTCCCGAGCGCCTCGTCCTTCGCCAAGCGCTGGGAAATGTGATGCGCCCGGGAAGCCAGGCGGTGGGCATCACGATCGCGATTGGAATCGGGGTGATGGTCGTGACGACCGTGTCGCTCGTCGAACGGTCGTTACTCGTGCAGGTGGGCGAGAATCGACCGACTGATTCCCCGACGTTTTTCTTCATCGATATTCAGCCGGATCAGACCGGTGAGTTTCTGCGGCTCCTCCATCAACGAGCCGGCGACTCGACCCCTCGGTTGACACCGTTGGTGCGCTCTCGCCTTGCTGCCCTTAAGGGGGAACCGGTCAAACTTGAAGCCACATCGGAGGCAGAAGAGCAACGTGAGAAGGCCTCCGAGAAGGAAGAGCGGCGAAAAAAGTGGTTTCTGACACGAGAGTATGTCCTCACGTTCCTCCAGGAGCTTCCCAAAGACAACACGGTGATTCAGGGCAAGTGGTGGAAAGCGGGACAAGTCTTCACCAAACCTCTGATCTCGATCGAAGAAGAGGCTGCGAAGCAACTCGGCCTGACAGTCGGAGATACGATGGAACTTGACATACAAGGTGCGTCCATCACCGGAGAGATCAGCAGTATTCGCCGAGTGGAATGGGGAAACTTCTCCACCAACTTCTACATGATTTTGTCCCCGGGTGCCCTCGACGGTGCTCCCCACACCTACGTGGCAACCGCTCGAGTCGCTCCATCCGAGGAAGTGCCGCTCCAGCAAGCAGTGGTGGCCTCATTCCCGAATGTGACGGCCATCAACATCGGAGATGTCCTCGACAGCTTTGCGCGCGTGCTCGATCGACTGTCTCTCGCTATCCGTGCCGTGGCGCTGTTCTGTGTCCTATCGGGAGCTGTGGTGATGGCGGCAGCCTTGGCGGCGACGCGTTATCGCCGTCTGTATGAATCCGTGATTCTCAAAGCCCTTGGAGCGACACGTAGCGTGATCGCCCGCTCCTTTGCGGTCGAATATGCCTTGCTTGGAGCCCTGGGCGGGTTTCTCGGCAGCACGCTGGCCAGCGCATTGTCTTGGGCGGTCCTTGAGACCGTGTTTGAGTTATCGTGGAATCTTCAGCCAGCCGTGCTGGCCATAGGCGTGATCGCGACGATC is a genomic window containing:
- a CDS encoding ABC transporter permease — protein: MFKMAWRETRAAWRHFLYFLVCIAIGVGALTGVSLFGTQVEQTVTKEARGLLGGDLEIRLSRQISPNGQAILDSLSDRGISRTHISELVAMAAPAEPSTTGQLTQIVELKAVEPEYPLYGSLRLEPNSNLAELLHQQTRGCPGRTCFGVVVQESLLIRMALAVGDRLKIGQGQFVITGVIRTEPDRMANAFSLGPRILMSREGLDAAELIKAGSRIRERYLLKVPGNMAPEPLLYELRTRLTPESARVSTYRDAQPQLKQSLEQLTRYLGLIGLTALFVGGLGVATSVHAFVREKLNTIAVLKTVGADSPTIIGTYGLQAMILGLVGSLVGLIIGVLLHQGLPWMIAALVASDLLEQLGFTKGAMNLAFTPLAKGLALGILSTLLFTLWPLLTIREVKPARIFRRDVAPLAPARKQQRFRWWTVWENFDPIKGIVSSGIGLGLALLSVWQAGSWKVGLLFILAFGAAVLLLGASARAVLAAVKKWPRPERLVLRQALGNVMRPGSQAVGITIAIGIGVMVVTTVSLVERSLLVQVGENRPTDSPTFFFIDIQPDQTGEFLRLLHQRAGDSTPRLTPLVRSRLAALKGEPVKLEATSEAEEQREKASEKEERRKKWFLTREYVLTFLQELPKDNTVIQGKWWKAGQVFTKPLISIEEEAAKQLGLTVGDTMELDIQGASITGEISSIRRVEWGNFSTNFYMILSPGALDGAPHTYVATARVAPSEEVPLQQAVVASFPNVTAINIGDVLDSFARVLDRLSLAIRAVALFCVLSGAVVMAAALAATRYRRLYESVILKALGATRSVIARSFAVEYALLGALGGFLGSTLASALSWAVLETVFELSWNLQPAVLAIGVIATITLTVSVGFLSTYRILGQPPLAVLRHE
- a CDS encoding ABC transporter ATP-binding protein; amino-acid sequence: MINVKQISMVLTAAGRSVTILDRISFEIPAKQTVAIVGPSGSGKSTLLGLMAGLDRPTTGAIELDGTDIVGMAESQMARFRREKVGYIFQSFHLIPTLTAIENVSIPLELSGVGRAGGRAAELLDAVGLSDRMGHYPVQLSGGEQQRVAVARAFACRPPILLADEPTGNLDSSTGAHVIELLLSLHRDHGTTLVLVTHDATLASSMQRVVSLRDGRLESDTMPSYSEFVDDLPAGLPGSDRVFSADRSPSDSPAESNS